The following coding sequences are from one Shewanella violacea DSS12 window:
- the recJ gene encoding single-stranded-DNA-specific exonuclease RecJ — MIHKIVRRSKVDDTHLPDSFSPLLKQIYASRGTTAEECDLTLSRLLRPNTMKGLDIASKIIADGIRDNRSILIMGDFDADGATSTCVCLLALKMMGASKIDYLIPNRFDFGYGLSPEIVAVAHSKGAELLITVDNGISSIEGVAAAKALGMQVVITDHHLPGKTIPDADAIVNPNQVDCGFASKSIAGVGVAFYLMSALRAELRQRNWYQEQGISEPNLAHLLDIVALGTVADVVALDGNNRILVEAGLKRVRAGRCRAGITALLEVAKRNPAKIVAADFGFAVGPRLNAAGRLDEMALGVETLLCDDMMSARRMAAELDGLNAERRDLEADMQQEALKSLESVELNEASLPWGIALFQEDWHQGVIGILASRIKDRYHRPVIAFADAGEGEIKGSARSIKGLHMRDLLELINSRHPGMILKFGGHAMAAGLSLRGKDFETFEQAFDLAVRELLKPEQLTGEFVTDGDLSAADMNLTVASELRNAGPWGQEFPEPLFDGHFKVIQQRIVGEKHLKLVLETECGQTMLDAIAFNIDLKTWPDATIEHAQVVYKLDVNEFRGNQTVQLMVEQIEPM, encoded by the coding sequence GTGATCCATAAGATAGTCCGACGTTCTAAGGTTGATGACACTCATCTGCCAGATTCCTTCTCTCCTCTGTTAAAGCAGATCTATGCCAGCCGTGGTACTACTGCCGAGGAATGCGATCTGACTCTGTCACGCCTACTACGCCCTAATACCATGAAAGGCTTGGATATAGCCTCGAAGATTATCGCCGATGGGATCCGAGATAATCGCTCAATTTTGATCATGGGTGATTTCGATGCCGATGGTGCGACCTCGACCTGTGTGTGCTTGTTGGCACTCAAGATGATGGGCGCGAGCAAAATTGATTACCTGATCCCTAATCGCTTCGATTTCGGTTATGGCTTGAGCCCGGAGATTGTCGCTGTTGCTCATAGTAAGGGTGCAGAGCTGCTGATCACGGTAGATAACGGCATCTCCTCAATCGAAGGTGTTGCCGCTGCTAAGGCGCTGGGCATGCAAGTGGTGATAACCGATCATCACTTGCCAGGTAAGACGATTCCAGATGCCGACGCCATAGTGAATCCCAATCAAGTGGATTGTGGCTTCGCCAGTAAATCTATTGCTGGTGTCGGAGTGGCTTTCTATCTGATGTCGGCATTGCGAGCTGAGCTTAGACAGCGCAATTGGTATCAAGAGCAAGGTATTAGCGAACCTAACTTAGCGCATCTCCTCGATATCGTCGCCCTGGGCACAGTTGCTGATGTGGTGGCCCTCGACGGTAATAATAGAATTTTAGTGGAAGCGGGATTAAAGAGGGTGAGGGCAGGTCGTTGCCGCGCCGGGATCACAGCCTTATTAGAAGTCGCCAAACGTAATCCGGCTAAAATAGTCGCTGCAGATTTCGGTTTCGCAGTAGGCCCAAGGCTCAACGCTGCGGGACGCCTCGATGAGATGGCCCTTGGGGTCGAGACCTTGCTTTGTGATGACATGATGAGTGCCAGACGCATGGCGGCCGAGCTCGATGGCTTAAATGCCGAAAGACGGGATCTCGAAGCCGATATGCAGCAAGAAGCGCTGAAGAGTCTGGAGTCTGTCGAGCTCAATGAAGCGAGTCTACCCTGGGGCATAGCCCTTTTTCAGGAAGACTGGCATCAGGGGGTTATCGGTATTTTGGCTTCCAGAATCAAGGACAGATATCACAGGCCTGTAATTGCATTTGCCGATGCGGGAGAAGGTGAGATAAAGGGCTCGGCGCGTTCGATAAAGGGCCTGCATATGCGCGACCTTCTAGAACTTATCAATAGCCGTCACCCTGGAATGATACTCAAGTTTGGTGGTCATGCCATGGCTGCGGGACTCTCTTTGAGAGGCAAAGACTTCGAGACCTTCGAGCAGGCATTCGATCTCGCCGTGCGCGAGTTATTAAAGCCTGAGCAGCTTACAGGTGAGTTCGTGACTGACGGGGACTTGTCCGCTGCAGATATGAACTTAACTGTCGCTTCTGAGCTTAGAAATGCCGGTCCCTGGGGCCAAGAGTTCCCTGAACCTCTGTTCGATGGGCACTTTAAAGTTATCCAACAGCGTATTGTCGGTGAGAAGCACCTTAAACTGGTACTGGAAACCGAATGCGGTCAAACCATGTTAGATGCCATCGCCTTTAATATCGATCTTAAGACCTGGCCCGATGCCACCATAGAGCATGCTCAAGTGGTTTATAAACTCGACGTGAACGAGTTTAGAGGTAATCAGACGGTGCAGCTGATGGTAGAGCAGATAGAGCCAATGTAG
- a CDS encoding transposase has protein sequence MPRPRRTQISIEDTPMYHCCSRVTRRAFLFGDDELTGKNYDYRRGWVESLLLKLAGVFAIDVAAYAVMTNHLHVVLSVDIYESNRWSDKEVVEHWHQIFLGTEVTQKFAKGEVIESFEVNRLKHSIALYRSRLSDISWFMRSLNEPIARMANKEDKCTGRFWEGRFKSQALLDEAAVLACMTYVDLNPIRAKMADKPEQSDYTSIQLRIQAALNGKQPAKLLSFIGNERLNQPKGINFTLKDYLELVDETGRMIRDDKRGAISANAEKILARLNIPCENWLRITADFGKLFHGPVGTLQELTSYCEHLGKQRRHFSQDCQYFQAG, from the coding sequence ATGCCGCGTCCAAGAAGAACTCAAATCAGTATTGAAGACACGCCAATGTACCATTGCTGTAGTAGGGTAACCAGAAGAGCCTTCCTTTTTGGTGATGATGAACTTACTGGTAAAAACTATGACTATAGGCGTGGCTGGGTTGAATCTCTATTACTGAAATTGGCGGGTGTTTTTGCTATAGATGTTGCAGCCTATGCAGTGATGACTAATCATCTACATGTAGTTCTTAGTGTTGATATTTATGAGTCTAATCGTTGGAGTGACAAAGAAGTCGTTGAGCACTGGCATCAAATATTTTTGGGAACTGAAGTCACTCAAAAATTTGCTAAAGGTGAAGTGATAGAAAGCTTTGAAGTTAACAGATTAAAGCATTCTATTGCTCTATATCGAAGTCGATTAAGTGATATTAGTTGGTTTATGAGGTCGCTTAATGAACCCATTGCCCGTATGGCAAACAAAGAAGATAAGTGTACGGGCCGTTTTTGGGAGGGACGCTTTAAAAGCCAAGCATTATTAGATGAAGCAGCTGTACTTGCCTGCATGACTTACGTAGACCTCAATCCTATCCGAGCAAAAATGGCTGATAAGCCAGAGCAATCAGATTACACCAGTATTCAACTTAGAATCCAAGCTGCACTCAATGGTAAGCAACCTGCCAAACTCCTCTCTTTTATTGGTAATGAGCGCTTAAATCAACCTAAAGGGATAAATTTCACACTGAAAGACTACCTTGAATTAGTTGATGAAACAGGCCGAATGATTCGAGATGACAAGCGAGGTGCCATATCAGCCAATGCTGAAAAAATTCTGGCAAGGTTAAATATTCCTTGTGAGAATTGGTTAAGAATAACTGCTGATTTTGGTAAGTTATTTCATGGTCCTGTGGGGACATTACAAGAGCTGACGAGTTACTGTGAACATTTGGGTAAACAACGACGGCACTTTTCTCAAGACTGCCAGTATTTTCAAGCTGGCTAA
- a CDS encoding peroxiredoxin family protein: MKNLSMNKSAARTKAYLALALILLAVFFRAEAGESPVLLLENIKTFDGQSLVLQDSKLTHLIFQDIWSSYEGQGEEARIAALPKAFVKNSQQVWVQPEINVTESQLAEFQRYYPQVKPLVLDRGYRLMRSQGGWSLPLHVILKDGKKVFSGSGEEFDALASKHFSTQVALNQWLQLRTDDLPSMLVTGAEKSKSVSFTINEAAKPGYHKPEKGDRAPVFIAKTMAGNTVSLLGLSNNKPLSLVFLDSLCPMPHFPGCEAQIEQLSHLVTKDDSREWLGVVSSFYVDEKIVQQFRDKFQLKLPLIFDTDNQIYQSYGVHASPYQIDISRDGNIRSRGSEVH; encoded by the coding sequence ATGAAAAATCTGAGTATGAATAAAAGTGCGGCGCGTACTAAAGCCTATTTAGCATTAGCATTGATCTTGCTAGCGGTGTTTTTTCGTGCTGAGGCAGGAGAAAGCCCAGTACTACTCTTGGAGAATATAAAAACCTTTGATGGCCAATCATTGGTGTTGCAAGACAGTAAATTGACCCATTTAATCTTTCAGGATATCTGGAGCAGTTATGAAGGCCAGGGCGAAGAAGCGCGAATAGCAGCTTTACCTAAAGCCTTTGTGAAGAATAGCCAGCAAGTTTGGGTTCAGCCGGAAATTAATGTGACAGAATCTCAGTTAGCTGAATTTCAGCGCTATTATCCTCAAGTGAAGCCTTTAGTGCTGGATCGCGGTTATCGTTTGATGCGTTCTCAGGGGGGCTGGTCTCTACCCTTGCATGTGATTTTAAAAGATGGAAAGAAAGTGTTTTCTGGTAGCGGAGAGGAGTTCGACGCGCTCGCATCAAAGCATTTTTCGACTCAGGTAGCGTTGAACCAATGGCTGCAATTAAGGACAGATGATTTACCTTCTATGCTTGTTACTGGGGCAGAAAAATCAAAGTCCGTTTCGTTTACGATTAATGAGGCTGCTAAGCCAGGTTATCACAAACCGGAAAAAGGGGATCGGGCACCAGTATTTATCGCAAAAACTATGGCGGGCAATACCGTTAGTTTACTGGGGCTTTCCAACAATAAACCTTTGAGTTTGGTCTTTTTGGATTCACTTTGTCCTATGCCTCACTTTCCCGGCTGTGAAGCCCAGATTGAACAGTTGAGTCATCTAGTTACCAAGGATGATTCTCGCGAGTGGTTAGGCGTTGTGAGTTCTTTTTATGTCGATGAAAAAATTGTGCAGCAGTTTCGCGATAAGTTTCAGCTGAAGCTGCCTCTAATATTTGATACCGATAATCAGATTTACCAGTCTTATGGGGTGCATGCTTCGCCCTATCAGATAGATATTAGTCGTGATGGCAATATTCGTTCACGTGGTTCTGAGGTTCATTGA
- a CDS encoding TlpA family protein disulfide reductase, with the protein MMRILNKTPIGSGRRLRLAVSFLLLGAAMQVGAASLTVGDKAPNFEVTTLAGETFKLSDYKGKKPVYLKFWATWCSYCKVEMPHLQSIYNKYGDDVEVLAVNVGINDSVANIQQFFNRGGFNLPTVIDRQGDLTSRYGIVGTPHHVLIDKEGEIAYRTFLATDTLDEMVEEWAEEKQILNRRPWKR; encoded by the coding sequence ATGATGAGAATATTGAATAAAACACCTATTGGAAGCGGTCGTAGATTGCGTCTGGCGGTGTCGTTTTTACTTTTAGGTGCTGCGATGCAGGTGGGAGCAGCCTCACTAACGGTGGGAGATAAAGCACCAAATTTTGAAGTGACCACCTTAGCGGGAGAGACCTTTAAACTCTCTGATTACAAGGGTAAAAAGCCAGTATATTTAAAGTTTTGGGCAACCTGGTGCAGTTACTGCAAAGTGGAGATGCCACACTTACAATCGATTTACAATAAATACGGCGATGATGTGGAAGTATTGGCGGTGAATGTGGGTATCAATGATTCGGTTGCGAATATCCAGCAGTTTTTTAATCGTGGTGGTTTTAACTTACCGACCGTAATTGATCGACAAGGTGATTTAACCAGCCGCTATGGCATTGTCGGTACGCCACATCATGTGCTGATTGATAAAGAGGGAGAGATTGCTTACCGCACGTTTTTGGCCACGGATACCTTAGATGAGATGGTTGAAGAGTGGGCAGAAGAGAAACAAATATTAAACAGACGTCCTTGGAAGCGATAG
- a CDS encoding cytochrome c biogenesis protein CcdA: MESFIQASLFEQQFSLWAIAAVFAAGLLTSLTPCVYPMLPITVSVVGSQASGRTQSILYSLLYVFGLALVYAALGILAASSGVLFGSVASHPVTLLLVAGFCLLMAAWMLGWLRLPAGLMAPEFKSKSAPFNVFFAGGLSGLVMAPCTSPVLGMLLMYVAGEGNRLWAALLMFVFAFGMSALLIVAGSFSSALSALPRSGPWLNAIKWVFAVLMARAAVYLIIQVF; the protein is encoded by the coding sequence ATGGAATCTTTTATACAGGCTTCTCTTTTTGAGCAGCAATTTTCACTTTGGGCTATCGCGGCGGTTTTTGCTGCGGGACTACTGACAAGTTTAACCCCCTGCGTTTACCCCATGTTGCCGATCACCGTTTCTGTCGTCGGTAGCCAAGCGAGTGGGCGAACTCAGAGCATTTTGTATTCCTTACTCTATGTTTTTGGCTTGGCTTTAGTCTATGCGGCGCTGGGTATTTTAGCGGCGAGTAGCGGTGTGCTGTTCGGCTCGGTGGCATCTCACCCTGTGACACTCTTGCTGGTTGCGGGTTTCTGTTTACTGATGGCGGCTTGGATGTTGGGTTGGCTGCGTTTGCCTGCGGGTTTGATGGCCCCTGAGTTTAAGTCTAAATCGGCGCCTTTTAATGTGTTCTTTGCAGGAGGCCTTTCTGGCTTGGTGATGGCGCCTTGCACATCACCGGTACTGGGCATGTTACTGATGTATGTGGCTGGAGAAGGGAATCGTCTTTGGGCTGCACTGCTGATGTTTGTTTTTGCCTTTGGTATGAGTGCTTTATTAATCGTCGCGGGGAGTTTTAGTAGTGCGTTATCTGCGTTGCCACGCTCAGGCCCTTGGCTGAATGCTATTAAATGGGTGTTCGCGGTCTTGATGGCTAGAGCGGCTGTTTATCTGATAATTCAAGTTTTTTAA
- a CDS encoding winged helix-turn-helix domain-containing protein, giving the protein MSFQFDQHSFDSQSGVLTHSEKPEQALRHKVAGLLQYLIEHRDRIVSKEELLETLWQHGDYRENSLTQSIRELRLALNDSAKQPSYIKTYPQRGYQWICPLKEVEQQEDSVVEKAVAKKPAEIMSSTASRFAMPLIALILVIGLGSWLGLGNLWSNTGSEEKRRDAYKAMGSNSLLVLPFINATNDSTMAWLELGLSDMLSIDLQRSNQLKIIPPALANTLLLNAELEWPTLPIHIRSLLRDQNIDSALFASVRLHNEQQVLDFKLIHADGRNQQGSISYPSLPAAAQSISQQVLYLLRPGHVRQTTRPADDPIAAQALAQGMQALQEEGAVSAQKYFQASLTIQEDSPWTQAWLARSRYALGQWKQAEKLFDGITSAQRQADSSLDAFIAYWLAELAYRRGDEQLQGLVDEATVKAEQTIDPKQMAQNYRLQANIAWSAMEWEIHKEWMTKAKQVFSVSHDLSIEADKLFYLGNPSNAGLEKNPQNDLLLNQARLQKALNFYQQLNNQPLIAASQLAIAQNYSFDLPTRANALKQALSLYRKLQQPFELAQALIYTGFYQMQLHEGMKALNYFNEAKQIATALGSKPLLNMSDFYIAFAMLDQGLDQTALGGHPTQATKLERAIVLLEDFIKIQSTPYYHASALVFLGWAHTDLGNYDQALKVLSEAKALNKELNMETSFGYSSYSIMRIHLERQDYSAVIAMSDDKRTTRLQASFLARAYFENNQVDQAIATLSRFKQQHPSLWQSEDTKRLLDYQNSKQGLLTQLQIEPKAHLVYCESDWAH; this is encoded by the coding sequence ATGTCCTTTCAGTTCGATCAACATTCTTTCGATAGCCAAAGTGGCGTGCTCACTCATAGCGAAAAACCAGAGCAAGCCTTGAGACATAAGGTGGCTGGCTTACTGCAATATTTGATTGAGCATCGAGATAGGATTGTTAGTAAAGAGGAGCTGCTAGAAACGTTATGGCAACACGGCGACTACCGCGAAAATTCCCTGACCCAAAGCATTCGTGAACTGCGCTTAGCCTTAAACGATAGCGCCAAGCAACCCAGCTACATCAAGACCTACCCACAACGCGGTTACCAATGGATTTGCCCGTTAAAGGAAGTTGAGCAGCAAGAAGATTCAGTCGTAGAAAAAGCAGTAGCAAAGAAACCCGCAGAAATAATGAGTAGCACAGCCAGCCGATTCGCAATGCCTTTAATAGCCCTCATACTCGTTATCGGTTTAGGCAGCTGGTTAGGCCTAGGCAATCTATGGTCGAATACAGGCTCAGAAGAAAAACGCAGAGATGCATATAAAGCCATGGGCTCAAACAGTTTATTAGTACTGCCCTTTATCAACGCCACCAACGACTCAACGATGGCCTGGCTAGAACTCGGCCTATCCGACATGCTTTCCATAGACCTACAGCGCAGCAATCAACTTAAGATAATCCCGCCAGCACTCGCTAATACTTTACTACTGAACGCTGAGCTAGAATGGCCAACCTTACCCATACACATCCGCAGTTTGTTGCGCGACCAAAACATCGATAGCGCCCTATTTGCCAGTGTGCGCCTGCACAATGAGCAACAGGTCTTAGATTTCAAACTCATTCACGCCGACGGTCGCAATCAACAAGGCAGCATCAGCTATCCATCACTGCCCGCCGCCGCACAATCTATTAGCCAACAAGTGTTATATTTATTAAGGCCGGGACATGTGCGCCAAACAACAAGACCCGCTGACGACCCCATCGCTGCCCAAGCCCTCGCTCAAGGGATGCAAGCACTGCAAGAAGAAGGTGCAGTTAGCGCGCAAAAATACTTCCAGGCCTCTCTCACTATTCAGGAAGACAGCCCATGGACCCAAGCATGGTTAGCGCGTAGCCGTTACGCATTAGGCCAGTGGAAACAAGCAGAAAAACTCTTCGATGGAATCACTTCTGCACAACGACAAGCCGATAGCAGCCTAGATGCCTTCATAGCTTACTGGTTAGCCGAGCTGGCATACCGACGTGGTGACGAGCAACTACAAGGGCTAGTTGATGAGGCAACCGTAAAAGCCGAACAAACCATAGATCCAAAACAAATGGCACAAAACTATCGACTTCAAGCCAATATCGCCTGGAGTGCGATGGAATGGGAAATACACAAGGAATGGATGACAAAAGCCAAGCAAGTGTTTTCCGTCAGTCACGACCTAAGCATAGAAGCCGACAAACTGTTTTATCTAGGTAACCCGAGTAATGCAGGGCTAGAGAAAAACCCTCAAAATGATTTATTACTCAACCAAGCGCGGTTGCAAAAAGCCCTGAATTTTTACCAGCAACTCAACAACCAACCTCTGATAGCGGCCAGCCAACTCGCCATAGCGCAAAACTACAGCTTCGACTTACCCACGCGCGCAAATGCACTGAAGCAAGCCCTAAGCCTTTATCGAAAACTGCAACAACCGTTCGAATTGGCCCAAGCCTTAATCTACACAGGCTTTTACCAAATGCAATTGCACGAGGGGATGAAAGCCCTGAACTACTTTAATGAAGCGAAACAAATTGCTACTGCGCTAGGCTCCAAGCCCTTGCTCAATATGAGCGACTTTTATATCGCTTTTGCTATGCTTGACCAAGGTCTAGATCAAACGGCCCTTGGCGGCCACCCAACCCAAGCGACCAAGCTGGAACGAGCCATTGTATTGCTAGAAGACTTCATCAAAATCCAATCAACTCCCTACTACCACGCCAGCGCTCTAGTTTTTCTCGGCTGGGCACATACTGATCTGGGTAATTATGATCAAGCACTGAAGGTATTAAGCGAAGCAAAAGCATTAAACAAAGAACTCAATATGGAAACCAGTTTTGGTTATAGCAGCTATTCCATTATGCGCATCCATTTAGAACGCCAGGACTACTCAGCGGTGATCGCCATGAGTGATGACAAGAGAACCACCCGCTTACAAGCCAGCTTTTTAGCCCGCGCCTATTTTGAGAACAATCAAGTTGATCAAGCCATTGCCACGTTAAGCCGTTTTAAACAGCAACACCCCAGTTTATGGCAGAGCGAAGACACAAAGCGATTGCTCGATTATCAAAACTCGAAGCAAGGTCTATTGACACAACTGCAAATCGAGCCCAAAGCACACTTGGTATATTGTGAGTCGGATTGGGCGCACTAG
- a CDS encoding PBPRA1643 family SWIM/SEC-C metal-binding motif protein, whose protein sequence is MHDLYYKGRIYTRENHVISGYNTKRIVKLGTEKQPLSLVVNSDERKKEVAALVADNGLFAEITVDTAIDENINDLNAVINKPTTTRFDKTPNRNDPCLCGSGKKYKKCCG, encoded by the coding sequence GTGCACGATCTGTATTACAAAGGGCGTATCTACACCAGAGAAAATCATGTAATAAGTGGTTATAATACTAAGCGTATTGTTAAGCTTGGTACAGAAAAGCAGCCATTATCGCTAGTGGTTAACAGTGATGAGAGAAAAAAAGAGGTAGCGGCGTTAGTTGCTGATAATGGATTATTTGCCGAGATTACTGTAGATACTGCTATTGATGAAAATATCAATGATCTTAACGCGGTTATAAACAAGCCAACTACCACTAGGTTCGACAAAACCCCGAACCGTAATGATCCTTGTTTATGTGGCAGTGGTAAAAAATATAAAAAATGTTGCGGCTAA
- the rpiA gene encoding ribose-5-phosphate isomerase RpiA yields MTQDEMKKAAGWAALEYVEKDSIVGVGTGSTVNHFIDALATMKADIEGAVSSSAASTEKMKALGIPVYDLNSVNELSVYVDGADEINERMDMIKGGGAALTREKIIAAVADKFICIVDNTKQVDILGDFPLPVEVIPMARSYVARQLVKLGGDPVYREGCLTDNGNIILDVYNMKIMKPKELEEQINQIVGVVTNGLFANRGADVLLVGTPEGVKTVK; encoded by the coding sequence ATGACACAAGATGAGATGAAGAAAGCCGCTGGCTGGGCTGCACTAGAATACGTTGAAAAAGACAGTATTGTTGGTGTAGGCACTGGCTCTACCGTTAATCACTTTATCGATGCTCTCGCGACCATGAAGGCAGATATCGAAGGGGCAGTATCTAGCTCAGCAGCGTCTACCGAAAAGATGAAAGCTCTGGGTATTCCGGTCTACGATCTCAATTCAGTCAACGAGCTTTCTGTCTATGTCGATGGTGCCGATGAAATCAACGAGCGCATGGACATGATCAAGGGCGGCGGCGCCGCTCTGACCCGTGAGAAGATCATCGCAGCCGTAGCCGACAAGTTTATCTGTATCGTAGATAACACTAAGCAGGTGGATATTTTAGGCGACTTCCCACTGCCAGTAGAAGTGATCCCTATGGCTCGCTCATATGTGGCACGCCAACTGGTCAAGCTAGGCGGCGATCCGGTTTACCGCGAAGGCTGCCTCACAGACAACGGCAACATCATCTTAGATGTGTACAACATGAAGATCATGAAGCCAAAAGAGCTCGAAGAGCAGATCAATCAAATCGTCGGCGTAGTGACTAACGGTTTGTTTGCTAACCGCGGAGCGGATGTTTTGTTAGTTGGTACACCAGAAGGGGTTAAAACGGTTAAGTAG
- a CDS encoding DUF808 domain-containing protein, which translates to MAGASLLMLLDDITAILDDVALMTKVAAKKTVGVLGDDLALNAQQVSGVSADRELPVVWAVAMGSLRNKCILVPAALLISAFIPWLITPLLMFGGLFLCFEGFEKLHHSYEKRKNKAQGGVTLAQEVDDEPAQVVDVKEFEAKKVKGAIRTDFVLGAEIIAITLGVVAESSFMTQVVTLSIVAFVLTICVYGLVAGIVRLDDVGLYLSRRQGEGVFTRFGRKFGLNLVKSAPYLMRGLTIVGTIAMFMVGGGILTHGLHWVGSQIETLAAQAEQLSLVGPVLSMLTPSLLNTVFGIFVGALALLLMSWGQKLKSATT; encoded by the coding sequence ATGGCTGGAGCTAGCCTGTTAATGCTATTGGACGATATTACCGCCATCTTGGATGATGTGGCCTTGATGACTAAAGTTGCCGCTAAGAAGACGGTGGGAGTCTTGGGTGATGATCTCGCCCTCAATGCCCAACAAGTATCTGGAGTCAGTGCCGATAGGGAGTTGCCGGTAGTCTGGGCTGTGGCCATGGGGTCATTGCGTAATAAATGTATTTTGGTGCCTGCGGCCCTATTGATCAGTGCCTTTATTCCTTGGTTGATAACGCCTCTGCTGATGTTTGGCGGGCTGTTTCTCTGTTTCGAAGGCTTCGAGAAGCTGCATCACTCCTACGAGAAAAGAAAGAATAAAGCCCAAGGTGGGGTTACTCTTGCTCAAGAAGTGGATGATGAGCCAGCGCAAGTTGTCGATGTCAAAGAATTCGAAGCCAAGAAAGTGAAAGGCGCCATACGTACCGACTTCGTCCTTGGGGCTGAAATCATTGCTATCACCTTAGGCGTAGTCGCCGAGAGTAGCTTTATGACTCAAGTTGTTACCCTTTCTATCGTCGCCTTTGTGCTGACTATTTGTGTTTATGGTTTAGTGGCCGGGATTGTCAGATTAGACGATGTCGGTCTCTATCTGAGTCGAAGGCAAGGAGAGGGTGTCTTCACCCGTTTCGGGCGCAAGTTTGGGCTTAACTTGGTGAAATCGGCTCCCTATTTAATGCGTGGACTGACCATAGTCGGCACTATCGCTATGTTTATGGTGGGGGGCGGAATTCTGACCCATGGCTTACATTGGGTCGGTAGCCAGATTGAAACCTTAGCGGCTCAGGCTGAGCAGCTCAGCCTTGTCGGACCGGTATTATCAATGTTGACCCCTAGCCTGTTAAATACTGTGTTCGGTATTTTTGTCGGCGCGCTAGCCTTGTTGCTGATGTCTTGGGGGCAAAAGCTAAAGTCGGCCACGACCTAA
- a CDS encoding peptidylprolyl isomerase has translation MNKIAVGLASSLVLVSVLAACGGGSDDSGSTPTPPPAPAPDLVQNYCYLMSTSMGEISLAIDTTNTPITGENFKQYVDSGFYDGLIFHRVVHQFVVQGGGFTPDLVQKETRGPIQNEASVGISNLRGTLAMARSSAANSATSQFYINTVDNVNLDQEHASDGVGYAVFGKVITGMNIVDQIDIVDTNNSIPVENILINSISEMACPAT, from the coding sequence ATGAACAAAATAGCAGTAGGTTTAGCCTCAAGTTTAGTATTAGTTTCCGTGTTAGCCGCATGTGGCGGTGGTTCAGATGACTCGGGCAGCACTCCTACGCCACCTCCGGCGCCAGCCCCTGACTTAGTTCAAAATTATTGTTATTTGATGAGCACTAGCATGGGGGAGATAAGCTTAGCTATCGACACCACGAATACGCCTATTACAGGTGAGAACTTTAAACAGTATGTGGATTCTGGTTTCTATGATGGCTTGATATTTCATCGTGTAGTGCATCAGTTTGTCGTGCAAGGTGGTGGTTTTACACCGGATCTTGTGCAGAAAGAGACTAGAGGTCCCATTCAGAATGAAGCGAGTGTGGGGATTAGTAACTTGCGCGGCACCTTAGCCATGGCAAGAAGTAGCGCCGCTAATTCGGCCACTTCGCAGTTTTATATCAATACCGTAGACAATGTTAATTTAGATCAAGAGCACGCCTCTGATGGTGTGGGTTATGCCGTATTCGGTAAGGTGATTACTGGAATGAATATCGTCGACCAGATTGATATTGTCGATACCAATAACAGTATTCCAGTCGAAAATATCCTCATTAATAGTATTTCTGAGATGGCTTGCCCCGCGACATAA